A window from Oreochromis aureus strain Israel breed Guangdong linkage group 16, ZZ_aureus, whole genome shotgun sequence encodes these proteins:
- the LOC116326977 gene encoding SH3 domain-binding protein 4, producing MAAHRIRATTNNNASLPRCKSEGTLIDLTEGVSEASLTDVKVPSPSALRLDTTASFGTAREVVAIKDYCPSSFTTLKFSKGDRLYVLDSSGGEWWYAHNNKEMGYIPAAYVEPINYRDSSFSDSGMIDTVGDCNEEAAKEMDLLGEWAGVILKPTTFQNGNPFATNHTSTNPFLNGGPQSSLDQNSNEKSVDLLLFDTVTPSLPKSTSSTADINGFGSSVISLNPVSPVGVGQVIRRDNPFFRSKRSYSLSELSILQAQSDAPQASASFFGALKAPAPEQFQSREDFRTAWLTHRKLARSCHDLDSLGQNPGWGQTQPVETNIVCRLDSSGGAVQLPDTSISIHVPEGHVAPGDTQQISIKALLDPPLELNSDRCTTVSPVVEIKLSNMETKTTVTLEMKVSVVVKMESRQTTEVLCVRSDCKEGPYTPVPQAYMYGDTVQVCLDNLEPCMYVCVVAQAQSLSPNSTVWEHVVKKITLGVYGPKHIHPSFKTVVAMFGHDCAPKTLLVSEVGKQAQSAPPVALQLWGKHQFILSRPQDLRVGVYSNMANYEVKASEQARVVRGFQVKLGKVSRLVYVIASRADDVSDFTLRIQVKDDQDCILAQFCVQTPTPPPKSGPKTSAQRRFLKKKEVGKIVLSPLAIATKYPVFQDRRINNLKFGKLIKTVIRQTKNQYLLEYRKGDFVALLSEEKIKLKGQLWTKEWYIGYYQGRMGLVHCKNVLVVGKVKPIYFTGPDLTTSLLLEQILKPCKFLTYIYASVRTILMENIGNWRAFADALGYVNLPLTHFCRAELDSEPERVASVLERLKEDCNNAESKERKSFQKELLTALLKMDCQGLVARLVMDFVLLTTAVEVAGRWREMAERLVKISRQQMDAYEAPHRDKNGVVDSEAMWKPAYDFLVTWAAQIGDSYRDVIQELHMGLDKMKNPITKRWKHLTGTLILVNCLDVLRSSAFSPSAQDDYAI from the exons ATGGCTGCCCATCGAATCAGAGCCACGACGAACAACAACGCTTCCCTGCCTCGCTGCAAATCAGAGGGAACGCTCATCGATCTCACCGAAGGAGTGTCAGAAGCCAGTCTCACCgatgtcaaag tgCCTTCTCCCAGTGCCTTACGACTGGACACAACTGCCTCCTTTGGCACTGCCAGGGAGGTCGTTGCCATTAAGGACTACTGCCCGTCTAGCTTCACCACCCTGAAGTTCTCTAAAGGAGATCGCCTCTATGTTCTGGACTCGTCAGGAGGAGAGTGGTGGTATGCCCACAATAACAAAGAGATGGGTTACATTCCTGCAGCATATGTGGAGCCCATCAACTACAGAGACTCGTCCTTCAGCGACAGTGGGATGATTGACACTGTGGGAGACTGTAATGAGGAGGCAGCCAAAGAAATGGACCTTCTAGGAGAGTGGGCAGGAGTGATTCTTAAACCAACCACCTTCCAAAATGGAAATCCTTTTGCAACTAACCATACCTCTACAAATCCCTTTCTAAACGGGGGTCCCCAGAGCTCACTTGATCAAAACAGTAATGAAAAATCAGTTGACCTTCTTCTGTTTGATACCGTCACTCCATCGTTGCCCAAGTCCACCAGTAGCACTGCTGACATTAATGGTTTTGGCAGCAgtgttatcagtctgaaccCTGTAAGTCCTGTGGGGGTTGGTCAGGTTATACGCAGAGACAACCCGTTTTTTAGAAGCAAACGTTCCTACAGTCTGTCTGAGTTATCCATCCTGCAGGCACAGTCCGATGCTCCTCAGGCCTCTGCTAGTTTCTTTGGAGCCCTTAAAGCACCAGCGCCAGAGCAGTTCCAGAGCAGGGAGGATTTCCGGACTGCATGGCTCACGCACCGCAAGTTGGCCAGGTCCTGCCACGATTTGGATTCCCTTGGCCAGAACCCAGGCTGGGGCCAAACGCAGCCGGTGGAGACTAACATCGTCTGTCGACTAGACAGCTCAGGCGGAGCTGTCCAGCTTCCGGACACCAGCATCAGCATCCATGTACCAGAGGGCCATGTCGCCCCTGGGGATACACAGCAGATCTCAATTAAAGCTCTGCTAGACCCGCCGCTAGAGCTCAACAGTGACCGCTGTACCACTGTCAGCCCTGTGGTGGAGATTAAACTCAGCAACATGGAAACCAAAACCACTGTTACCCTGGAGATGAAAGTGTCTGTTGTGGTAAAAATGGAGAGCAGGCAGACTACTGAAGTCTTGTGTGTACGAAGTGATTGTAAAGAGGGACCTTACACTCCTGTTCCTCAGGCATACATGTATGGAGACACAGTCCAGGTGTGCCTGGATAACCTTGAACCATGTATGTACGTGTGTGTCGTAGCTCAGGCTCAATCCTTATCTCCAAATTCCACAGTTTGGGAGCATGTGGTTAAGAAGATCACTTTAGGAGTGTATGGTCCCaaacacatccatccatccttcaaAACAGTGGTGGCTATGTTCGGCCATGATTGTGCGCCAAAGACGCTGTTGGTGAGTGAAGTTGGCAAGCAGGCCCAGTCTGCACCACCAGTTGCTCTCCAGCTCTGGGGCAAACACCAGTTTATCCTGTCCCGACCGCAGGACCTTCGTGTTGGAGTTTATTCCAACATGGCCAATTATGAGGTAAAGGCTAGTGAGCAGGCCAGGGTAGTTCGAGGCTTCCAAGTTAAGCTAGGCAAAGTCAGCAGGCTTGTCTATGTCATTGCATCACGCGCAGACGATGTGTCGGATTTCACCCTAAGAATCCAGGTCAAAGATGACCAAGATTGTATACTGGCCCAGTTTTGTGTCCAGACACCAACACCGCCACCCAAATCAGGGCCAAAGACATCAGCGCAACGGCGATTCCTGAAGAAGAAGGAAGTTGGTAAGATTGTCTTGTCTCCTCTCGCCATTGCCACTAAGTATCCTGTTTTTCAGGACAGGAGAATAAACAACCTGAAGTTTGGAAAGTTAATCAAAACTGTCATACgacaaacaaaaaatcagtACTTGCTTGAATATAGGAAAGGAGATTTTGTAGCTCTGTTAAGTGAGGAGAAGATCAAGCTGAAAGGCCAGTTGTGGACAAAAGAATGGTACATTGGGTATTATCAGGGCAGAATGGGACTTGTTCATTGTAAGAATGTGCTAGTGGTCGGCAAAGTTAAGCCAATTTACTTCACTGGGCCTGACCTCACGACCTCATTGTTACTTGAGCAGATACTGAAGCCCTGCAAGTTCCTCACATACATTTACGCCTCTGTAAGAACTATATTGATGGAGAACATTGGCAACTGGCGAGCATTCGCAGATGCCCTTGGATATGTCAACCTACCCTTAACGCATTTTTGCCGCGCTGAGCTGGACAGCGAACCAGAGAGGGTTGCATCAGTGTTGGAGAGGCTGAAGGAAGATTGCAACAATGCCGagagcaaagagaggaagtCCTTCCAGAAAGAACTCCTGACG GCCCTGTTGAAGATGGACTGTCAGGGTCTTGTAGCCCGACTGGTGATGGACTTTGTCCTCCTCACCACCGCCGTGGAGGTAGCCGGCCGCTGGAGGGAGATGGCCGAGAGGCTCGTCAAGATTTCGCGCCAACAAATGGATGCTTACGAGGCACCACACCGTGACAAGAACGGGGTGGTGGACAGCGAG GCTATGTGGAAGCCAGCGTACGACTTCCTGGTCACGTGGGCGGCTCAGATTGGTGACAGCTACAGGGATGTGATCCAAGAGCTTCACATGGGCCTGGACAAGATGAAGAACCCCATCACCAAACGCTGGAAGCACCTGACCGGCACACTCATCCTGGTCAACTGCTTGGATGTCCTGCGGAGCTCCGCCTTCAGCCCCTCTGCTCAGGACGACTACGCCATCTGA